The genome window TCAGTCCGGATAGCCGAAGGCTAAGTTACAACGACCACTAACTGGCAGATTTTTTCGGTCAATGTCCGTCCTAACGTTCAGGCTAGCGCAGAGTAAGCGTGATCAAACACAGTAGTAGTATAGTTGGTCGGCCTTTACCTAGTGTTCTAAAATTAGACGTTATGGTCAAATCTGTTTATCCGGTATACCTGCTCCTGGCGCTATCATTCGCTGGGTATACAACCTCGGCTCAATCAAAAAAACCGCTCTACACCTTCCCATTAGGTGTCGAATCCTACACGTATCGCGCGTATTTTCCCAAGGATGTAGCCGCCACGCTGGACACCATCAAAGCCCTTGGCTTCACGGAGCTGGAAGGGGGCGCTCCTAAAGGCGTAACGACCGAAGAATTCAGAAAGATGCTCGACGAACGGGGCATCAAGGTTCCGGCCACGGGCGCTGGTTACGAGCAGATTGTAAAAGATCCGGAGAGTGTTATCAAAAATGCCAAAACGCTGGGCGCGTCTTACGTCATGGTCGCCTGGATACCGCATGAGAAAAGTAATTTCACCATCGACAATGCGAAGAAAGCCGTCAACGATTTCAACCGGGTCGGCAAGATCCTGAACGATAACGGTCTGACGCTCTGTTACCACAACCACGGCTACGAGTTCGGCCCTTACCAGAACGGGACCCTATTCGACTACATCGTTCAGAACACTAATCCAAAGTACGTCTCCTTCGAAATGGATATTCTGTGGGCTCAACACGGCGGAGCTGATCCGGTTAAGTTGCTCAACAAATATGGTAGCCGCTGGAAGCTGATGCACCTGAAAGACCTCAAAAAAGGCGTGAAGGGTGATCTGAGCGGTGGCACTGCGCCCGAAAACGATGTGGTGCTGGGAGCAGGTCAGGTTGATATGCCGGGCGTGTTGAAAGCTGCCAAGAAAGTTGGTATCAAGCATTATTTTATCGAAGACGAAAGCAATCACGAAGATGTGCAGGTGCGCCAGAGCATTGCTTACCTGAAAAATTTGAAGGACTAATCGCACCGCTCATTCATCATTTTTCGGCTTCCCGAAGGTTTCTGGCTTTCGGGAAGTTGCCTTTTAGCCCGTTCTGCTCAATGACAAGCCGTTATGCCAGTTACTTAACCGTCTTTATCAGCCTTTTTATGTCCCCACTCGCGGGGCAGTCCCTAACCGGCAAGGGTGATCGCATTAGTGGGCCGAATTTTGCCACCCGCAGTCCGGTGCTGGGCAGACAGGGCATGGTGGCCACAAGCCATCCACTTGCTACGCAGATCGGTTTAGACGTGTTGAAACAGGGCGGTACGGCCGTTGATGCCGCCATTGCAGCCAATGCCGCGCTTGGCGTTGTCGAACCCAACAACGGGGGGATCGGTGGAGACCTGTTTGCTATCGTTTGGTCGGCAAAAGACCGGAAGCTATACGGACTTAACGCGAGCGGCCGGTCGCCAAAAGGCTTGTCGTACGAGACGCTCAAGGGTTTGTTGGGCAACCGGGCGCAGATACCGCTCTACGGACCGCTATCGGTTTCCGTGCCCGGCACAGTGGATGGCTGGTTCGAACTGCACAAACGGTTTGGCAAAATACCCGTCGCCACGTTACTCGCGCCAAGCATTCGCTACGCCCGCGAAGGTGTTCCCGTTCCGCAGGTCATCGCCTACTCCTGGCAGGTAGCCGCCCGTCGGTTAGCCGATAACCAGGCCGACATTACCGGATTTGAGTCTTTCCGCCAAACGTTCCTGATCGACGGAAAGGCTCCGGTTGAAGGCCAGCTCTTCCGAAATCCAGACTTGGCCACGACCTACGAGCGCATTGCCGCCAGCGGACGCGATGGCTTCTATAAAGGTCCGGTAGCCGAAACGATTGACCGCTACGCCCGCCGAACGGGTTCGTACCTGCGTAAAGATGATCTGGCGAACCACCGAAGCACCTGGGTTGACCCTGTTTCGGTAAACTACCGGGGTTATGACGTGTATGAGTTACCACCAAACGGCCAGGGAATCGCCGTATTGCAAATGCTCAACCTGCTGGAAGGATTCGACCTTAAACGTCTGGGACACAACAGCGCCGATTACCTGCACCTGTTGATTGAAGCCAAGAAAGTAGCGTTTGAAGACCGGGCGCGGTATTATGCCGACCCCGACTTTTCGAAAATACCCGTAGACATCTTGTTAAGCAAAGACTACGCAGCCCGTCGGCGTCAGCTGATCGACCCGAAAAAGGCGGCCGACCGCATCGACGCCAATGACCCGGCCTTACGCGCTGGCGATACGGTGTATTTGACCGTAGCCGATGAGCAGGGAACCATTGTTTCGCTGATTCAAAGCAATATGCTCGAATTTGGCAGCGGTATGGTTCCCGACGGACTGGGGTTCGTCTTGCATAACCGGGGAACCAGCTTTACCATGCAACCCGGTCACGCTAACCAATACGCGCCAAACAAACGTCCGTTTAATACCATTATTCCGGGTTTCGTCACCAAAAGCGGGGAGCCGTTCTTGAGTTTTGGCGTTATGGGTGGAGCCATGCAACCGCAGGGACACCTACAAGTACTCTGCAACATCATCGATTTTGGCATGAACGTGCAGGAGGCCGGAGATGCTGCCCGATTTAGTCATTCGGGCAGTAGCGAACCGATTGGAACGCTGATGACCGATGGCGGACGACTGGCACTGGAAAGTGGCATTGCCAACGAGGTCCGCGCTGAGCTCGAACGTCGGGGTCACCGCCTGATAAAAACGGATTTTTTTGGTGGCTATCAGGCTATTCAATGGGATGCCAAAAATCGGATTTACTGGGGTGCCAGCGAAATGCGTAAAGATGGACAAGCAGCTGGCTTTTAACGGATATTTCCCCTCTTTTGGCTTAAAGCACCACTTCTTCAGTGACCGGGTTGAGCGCCCTGCCCGTTCAATGCGTTGTCCGTCAACGAAACGTAGCGAGGAACTACAGTCCGATTGCTTATTAATTTATCAGGACAAATTGAAGCTTTTTGTAGCCAGAATTGTTGCCAACGATAGGAGTGTGCTTACGCCATCTATTAGCTTACCGTTTTCATGCCTGTTTCCGTCAGTTCCTTACCCGATGATGACCCTATATTGTGGCAGCAATTTCGGGAAGGCAATACCGTAGCGTTCAGTCAGTTGGCGAAAAAGTATTACCAGACGCTGTTCAACTACGCTACCAAATTCACCAAAGACACGACGCTGATCGAAGATTCGATTCAGGATGTCTTCCTGAAATTATGGGAACACCGTAGCCAGTTGAGCGATACGCTGTTTGTCAAATTCTATCTGCTTAAAACCCTTCGTCACCATTTCATCAAACTTCACCAGAAGCACTTGCCCGTAAGCGAAACGCTACACGGATGGCTTGACGTAAGCGACGACACAGATGCAGAGAACCGGATCATTAATGAAGAAAGTTGGCAGCTGACCACGCAACAGTTAAAGAATCGCGTAGCCGACCTGTCCAAACGCCAGCAGGAAGCTCTTTACCTGCGCTATTACGAAAACTTGACCTATGAGCAGATCGCTCAGACAATGGGGATCAATTCGCAGTCCGTTGCTAACCTGCTCCAGAACTCGCTCAAACGGCTTCGGGACCACTGGACCTTTTTAGTGTTGATCTATTACACCTTGTTTCTGTGAGGGTTACGCATTAATCGAAAAAATTTCCGCGAAAAATTAAGTATAAGGTCGGCAAACGGGGATAATCCATTGTAGCAGGGCAACTAACTGCCTTTTTCAATGAAAGATTATCAATTCTTCGAGTTCGACGATTTTCTGGAGGATGTCGCTTTCCGCCGTTGGGTCTTTCACCCGTTGCCGCAGGATGATGGCTTCTGGAAGCAATGGCTGGTTGACCATCCCGAAAAAGAAGCAATCGTTGATCGGGCCCGGCAGCAGCTGCTAACCATCAAAGGCAACTTACCGTTGCTTTCCGAGGATCATATTGATCAGAAAGTAGCGCAGTTGATTCGTCAGGCACAGGCTAGCCAGCCCCTCGAAGAAAACCAGTCGCCCATTATCCGAAGACTTAGCCACTCCTGGTACTACATGGCCGCTTCGGTAGCCTTGCTGCTGGGTTTGTTCTGGCTCTATCCATCGCGGTTGACCCCCGAACCAAGCGGCTACACCCACCTGCTCGAAAAGGCCACGCAACCACTGCTAGAAATTCAGAACGCGGGTCGCTCACCGAAACAAGTCAGACTGGCCGACGGAAGTGTGGTTGTGCTTTACGCGAATAGCCGATTGAGTTATCCCAAACAGTTTACGGCCTCGAAGCGGGAAGTGTATTTAACGGGTGAGGCTTTTTTTCAAGTTCAAAAAGATCCCGACAGGCCGTTTCTGGTTTACGCCAATGAGCTGGTTACCAAAGTACTGGGTACGAGTTTTTTCGTAAAAGCGTATGAGGACGATAAGAATGTGCTGGTTACTGTACGGACCGGGAAGGTCTCGGTTTTTGCCCAGACCGATAAGCAGTCCAGCGTCCAGAAAGTGAGTCGTGAGCTTGGCGGTATGATTCTAACGCCTAACCAACAGGCAACGTTAATGCGCGACGATAACCGGTTGGTTCGTTCACTGGTCGCGAAACCTCTTCGCGTTGATAACCAAATCCTTACTAACGCATTTGTCTTTAAACAAACACCCATTGCCGATGTATTTGCGGCACTGGAGCGCGCCTACGGGGTAGACATCGTTTTCGACGAAGCCCTGATGGCCAACTGCACCCTGACTGCCCGGCTTGATGATGAATCCCTTTATAAAAAACTAGGATGGATCTGCGCCGGAACCGAATCCAGCTATGAGGTGGTAGACGGCCAAATCATTATCACGAGCAGAGGATGCCAATAATTAATTAATCAATCATCAACTCAACAAACCGCTATGCTGTAAAACGAATCAACCATTAACACGTGAAAAGGCCGCCGGTGTTGCCGCACCGACGACCTGTAGTGCATCCGAACGATGTCGCCAAACATCGGCCTCAAGCGAGGCTAACGGAGCTTTTTTGCCAATTCCCACAGAATTAACAATAAGTGTCAAAAATTATGAAAAACAAACGACAGTTGCGTGAGCAAGTCTCAAAAATCATGCAAATTAGTCTTCTTCAACTCGTTCTGGCCTTTGTATTCGCGGGCGTTTCGCTGGCGCACGATAGCAAGGGTCAGGAGCTACTTGATCGACG of Spirosoma agri contains these proteins:
- a CDS encoding sugar phosphate isomerase/epimerase family protein — encoded protein: MVKSVYPVYLLLALSFAGYTTSAQSKKPLYTFPLGVESYTYRAYFPKDVAATLDTIKALGFTELEGGAPKGVTTEEFRKMLDERGIKVPATGAGYEQIVKDPESVIKNAKTLGASYVMVAWIPHEKSNFTIDNAKKAVNDFNRVGKILNDNGLTLCYHNHGYEFGPYQNGTLFDYIVQNTNPKYVSFEMDILWAQHGGADPVKLLNKYGSRWKLMHLKDLKKGVKGDLSGGTAPENDVVLGAGQVDMPGVLKAAKKVGIKHYFIEDESNHEDVQVRQSIAYLKNLKD
- the ggt gene encoding gamma-glutamyltransferase; protein product: MSPLAGQSLTGKGDRISGPNFATRSPVLGRQGMVATSHPLATQIGLDVLKQGGTAVDAAIAANAALGVVEPNNGGIGGDLFAIVWSAKDRKLYGLNASGRSPKGLSYETLKGLLGNRAQIPLYGPLSVSVPGTVDGWFELHKRFGKIPVATLLAPSIRYAREGVPVPQVIAYSWQVAARRLADNQADITGFESFRQTFLIDGKAPVEGQLFRNPDLATTYERIAASGRDGFYKGPVAETIDRYARRTGSYLRKDDLANHRSTWVDPVSVNYRGYDVYELPPNGQGIAVLQMLNLLEGFDLKRLGHNSADYLHLLIEAKKVAFEDRARYYADPDFSKIPVDILLSKDYAARRRQLIDPKKAADRIDANDPALRAGDTVYLTVADEQGTIVSLIQSNMLEFGSGMVPDGLGFVLHNRGTSFTMQPGHANQYAPNKRPFNTIIPGFVTKSGEPFLSFGVMGGAMQPQGHLQVLCNIIDFGMNVQEAGDAARFSHSGSSEPIGTLMTDGGRLALESGIANEVRAELERRGHRLIKTDFFGGYQAIQWDAKNRIYWGASEMRKDGQAAGF
- a CDS encoding RNA polymerase sigma factor; its protein translation is MPVSVSSLPDDDPILWQQFREGNTVAFSQLAKKYYQTLFNYATKFTKDTTLIEDSIQDVFLKLWEHRSQLSDTLFVKFYLLKTLRHHFIKLHQKHLPVSETLHGWLDVSDDTDAENRIINEESWQLTTQQLKNRVADLSKRQQEALYLRYYENLTYEQIAQTMGINSQSVANLLQNSLKRLRDHWTFLVLIYYTLFL
- a CDS encoding FecR family protein, with amino-acid sequence MKDYQFFEFDDFLEDVAFRRWVFHPLPQDDGFWKQWLVDHPEKEAIVDRARQQLLTIKGNLPLLSEDHIDQKVAQLIRQAQASQPLEENQSPIIRRLSHSWYYMAASVALLLGLFWLYPSRLTPEPSGYTHLLEKATQPLLEIQNAGRSPKQVRLADGSVVVLYANSRLSYPKQFTASKREVYLTGEAFFQVQKDPDRPFLVYANELVTKVLGTSFFVKAYEDDKNVLVTVRTGKVSVFAQTDKQSSVQKVSRELGGMILTPNQQATLMRDDNRLVRSLVAKPLRVDNQILTNAFVFKQTPIADVFAALERAYGVDIVFDEALMANCTLTARLDDESLYKKLGWICAGTESSYEVVDGQIIITSRGCQ